The Elaeis guineensis isolate ETL-2024a chromosome 5, EG11, whole genome shotgun sequence DNA segment CTGAGCATTTTCCTGGGGTACAgttatcttaaaatttttcagtAATTTCCTTGCTTGTTAAATCCTAGTTACAACCAGTACATTATTCTAAACAATCTATGTAAGTCTTATTCTTACTGTATATTAcctaattaataaattattacttTGAAAGTTGGATAATACACATTCTAATTTGAGACTCCTCGACGCCAAACAGCCTTGAACtttcaaattaatttcaaaaaaataaaactgtgaTAATATGCCACCACCAGAGTAGTTTGGATACTGGATCACCCTCAAAAACAAGTCATTAAAAGAGAGATGgcaaccaattggacttgaggCAAGTTATCTTGTATACATGGTTGCTTGCCCGCAGAGTCGAGCCGCTTTCTTAAATCTGAGCAAGTCACTTCTAACTCTTAAGCATCCCACCTTGCTACCGATGAGTTGGGGAGGACTCAAGCTAGTAGCATATTAAGGCTGGTGCAGACCCGTGAGAAGGTGAATGTGTAATCAATGCAGACAGGCATGAGTTTTAGGTTAGGTGCCAAAAGGCTTGCCTTGCCATTAATTACAAACGCTTCATTCCTCCCTTGGCATCAATGGGATGGACCAAAATATGTGACAAAGAGATGGTAGCCAAAGAAGCCTGCCCGTTTGCAcccccagagagagagagagagagagagagagagaagccagAGCTCACGGGGGGGGCACAGACCAACCATTAAATGAGAGCACGTAATGGGCAGCCATGCTAACATTCCATCCATCTTCCAAGTCTGCATGCATGTGTATATTTATATGTGAGGAAAGGCGACGGAAGAGTAAGGCGGCCGGCAGACAAATATTGGCTTTCTTTTGTGAGTCTGAGAGGCGCAAAAATATGTCTCATATTACTGTGGAGAGGAACAGGAGAAGGCAGATGAATGAACATATCAAGGTGCTGCGATCGTTGACACCGAGTTTTTATATCAAAAGGGTATGCAATTTTTAGTCCATGCATGCTGATGTATCATTTCTGATTCATGCAAAGCTATGATGTAGGTGATTTAATTGGATTTATGAATCAAAGTGTTGTAACCTTGGTGTCGGAAATACTGTGGTGCAGTATAGCTTAGATTGCATTTAATTATCCATTTGATGGAGGGGAAAAGGGGCAAGATGGATGAAGCCGGTTGTGGAATGGCTTTTATAATACTACACGCTATCATATATTTCTTATGCGTTTATAGGTAAGTAAACCTAGAATAAGGTTTCTAGCATCACATCGTCTGTGGTCAAGAGCgaaacatacaagtgataaatgACTTCATGATGCTAAACTCAGTTGAACTCTCTGATGCTACGTACTGTGTGGTCCTTGAGCTTTTTTTCTCTGCTGTCCTACTAAACCCTATTTTAGTTTGATTGAGTAATCTGTAGAAGCCTGAAAATGGACATGGAGAATTTATTCAAAGCTACGTCAGAAAATGGAGAAAGGAAATAATGTATCTTCACCGAAAATGCTAACGAATACGTTCCCATCCCAAATAATTTTCAGATGACAGATATCTTAATTTGTCCTGGGAGAAGACTGTTAATTCATGAATAAATTATGTTTTTTGAATTACTAGATTTTCTCTTTGAAGAAGAATAATATAGTTAATGATTGACTTAACAATAGGAGAAGTGAGACGCCTAGTGAGGTCAAGTTTACTCTACCATCTTTCATTTTGAAGGTTAGAATCATGTCTTTCTTCTTAAGGAGGGGCTTCAACTCTTCCAAAAGGACATCATCTTCTTCACCTACTGGAGAAAATAGGGCTCATTTTTAACAAGATGCCTATGGCTtatattgattattttttctttgttatTGATCATAAAAGGGAGACCAAGCATCTATTATTGGAGGAGCCATAGAATTCATCAAAGAGTTGCACCAAGTTCTACAGTCGTTGGAGGCCAAGAAAAGAAGGACGAGCTTAAGCCCCAGTCCAACTCCGAGCCCGAGGCCATTACTGCAATTAACTCCATCACCAACCTCGAACAATACTTATGACCCTGACATCGTAAGGGAACTTGGGGCATGCTGCAATTCACCAGTT contains these protein-coding regions:
- the LOC105034062 gene encoding transcription factor MUTE-like; this encodes MLTFHPSSKSACMCIFICEERRRKSKAAGRQILAFFCESERRKNMSHITVERNRRRQMNEHIKVLRSLTPSFYIKRGDQASIIGGAIEFIKELHQVLQSLEAKKRRTSLSPSPTPSPRPLLQLTPSPTSNNTYDPDIVRELGACCNSPVADVEAKISGSNVLLRTLSKRIPGQVIKIITVLEKWAFEILHLNISSMEDTVLYSFVIKIGFDCQLSVEELALEVQQSFSKDITY